One Sagittula stellata E-37 genomic window carries:
- a CDS encoding cupin domain-containing protein, whose protein sequence is MRVRADFTQDEVVRPQDYEWRSSPASGVDRMMLDRIGEEVARATTIVRFAPNSAFDPHTHGGGEEYLVLEGVFSDEFGDYPAGTYVRNPIGTRHTPRIGPEGATILVKLCQFDKEDTEQKVIDTRRTQFRPGVAPGLTELLLHEVPGERVRMVRFAPGAWLERADHRSSEEIFVVEGTLDDESGRYPAGSWLRSPGGAGNRMGSRDGCLLYVKTGHLPV, encoded by the coding sequence ATGCGGGTGAGAGCGGACTTCACGCAGGACGAGGTGGTGCGTCCACAGGACTACGAATGGCGCTCGTCCCCGGCGAGCGGTGTGGACCGGATGATGCTGGACCGGATCGGCGAAGAGGTCGCGCGCGCAACCACCATCGTGCGCTTCGCCCCGAACAGCGCATTCGACCCTCACACGCACGGCGGCGGAGAGGAATACCTCGTGCTGGAGGGCGTGTTCTCGGACGAGTTCGGCGACTATCCGGCGGGCACCTACGTGCGCAATCCCATCGGGACGCGGCACACACCACGGATCGGTCCCGAAGGTGCGACGATCCTTGTGAAACTGTGTCAGTTCGACAAGGAGGACACCGAACAGAAAGTCATCGACACACGCAGGACGCAGTTCCGGCCGGGCGTGGCGCCGGGGCTGACGGAACTCCTTTTGCACGAGGTGCCGGGCGAACGTGTCCGCATGGTCCGGTTCGCTCCGGGCGCATGGCTGGAGCGGGCGGACCACAGGTCATCCGAAGAGATTTTTGTGGTCGAGGGCACGCTTGACGACGAGTCCGGCCGTTATCCCGCCGGAAGCTGGCTGCGCAGCCCGGGCGGCGCGGGAAACCGAATGGGATCGCGGGACGGCTGCCTGCTTTACGTCAAGACCGGCCATCTTCCGGTCTGA
- a CDS encoding DMT family transporter translates to MDIRAILMGLAFAAMWSSAFTSARIIVAAAPPLTALALRFLISGLIAVGIALFLRQSWRLSAAQWRATIVFGICQNAVYLGLNFVAVQTIEASLAAIIASTMPLLVALAGWLFLGEKPARQAVVGLVAGVVGVVIIMGARFGGGLDLFGVTLCVLGVLALTTATMFLRGATSGGNFMMVVGLQMLIGSAALWVPALALETPEVTWSPSLIAAFAYTTLVPGLAATFVWVLLVNRIGAVRASTFHFLNPFLGVAIAAALLGERLRLLDLIGVAVIACGVLLVQLAKLPATAAGVARDG, encoded by the coding sequence ATGGACATACGTGCAATACTCATGGGGCTGGCCTTTGCGGCGATGTGGTCCTCGGCCTTCACATCCGCCCGGATCATCGTCGCCGCGGCCCCTCCGCTCACCGCGCTGGCCCTGCGTTTCCTGATCTCCGGCCTGATCGCGGTCGGGATCGCGTTGTTCCTGCGGCAAAGCTGGCGGCTGTCGGCGGCACAATGGCGCGCGACCATCGTTTTCGGCATCTGCCAGAACGCGGTGTATCTTGGGCTCAACTTCGTCGCCGTACAGACAATCGAAGCGTCGCTTGCCGCAATCATCGCATCGACCATGCCGCTGCTCGTGGCGCTTGCAGGGTGGTTGTTTCTTGGGGAAAAACCGGCACGACAGGCGGTTGTGGGGCTGGTGGCCGGAGTGGTCGGCGTGGTGATCATCATGGGGGCGCGGTTCGGCGGGGGGCTCGACCTCTTCGGCGTGACGCTTTGCGTCCTGGGGGTATTGGCCCTGACAACGGCAACCATGTTCCTGAGGGGCGCGACTTCGGGCGGGAACTTCATGATGGTCGTGGGGTTGCAGATGCTGATCGGCAGCGCGGCGCTCTGGGTACCGGCTCTGGCACTTGAGACGCCGGAGGTCACGTGGTCCCCCAGTCTGATCGCCGCTTTCGCCTACACGACGCTGGTGCCCGGTCTTGCGGCCACCTTCGTCTGGGTGCTGCTGGTCAACCGCATCGGGGCCGTCCGGGCGTCGACCTTCCATTTCCTGAACCCCTTCCTCGGCGTGGCGATCGCAGCCGCGCTCCTGGGAGAGAGGCTGCGCCTGCTGGACCTGATCGGCGTGGCGGTGATCGCCTGTGGCGTCCTTCTGGTGCAGCTTGCGAAACTGCCGGCAACCGCTGCGGGTGTCGCGCGCGACGGGTAA
- a CDS encoding methyl-accepting chemotaxis protein — protein MSKFSIRIQVMSLAAAFLTALLVLSLVSWKMNDRTAAEFYRFEKAVQKVEVLHAIKEHVEQGAGDLLAFVAGRQDAGDSLGKNLDEMRARIAEATVIFQNDPSAQEELASIGKLVEKFSAHVDKLAEQTQAERQVSVWSGPLLFVAAIRERVNTMQEEASADFGAITQKAYGGIDDARLHLLGANAFVVASAIGLALLFGQLLSAPVRHAAGAARKLESEDYESQIEGLERRDEIGAIAQGLEGLRNKLRDAKEMELQQKTDNNRRVDLFQTLGIAMSRLRGGKLDARIDAEEWRDLGEGYLQLCRDFNDLAGALDTLVSSLHMSAATVQTNAGELSGMSDEMSRRAEIQAATLEQSAAALDALSGGVKSAADKAQVADEKVIEGRRRAEQGGEVMARALQAMSSIAKSSEQISKIITVIDDIAFQTNLLALNAGVEAARAGESGKGFSVVASEVRGLAQRASASAGEIKELVLNSVDQVEDGERLVQETSQTLSHIVESVSEVSGLVSAIARMAREQAGGVQEINVGIAELDKVTQHNAAMVNQTSASSQQLTVEATRLSNLLAQFTGGTEVAAPTSVAAGVPELFGMDFAVETPPHDGASDLTKETDGGFDHTSADPDMSPAENTQGGVLNDRKSLGEYTTETAGDDGVRYGEQNERLLHGSWDGEAVDPRPVEVEEEKLAINAPAASRFTAAKGSTSAPAAPVTWDEF, from the coding sequence ATGAGTAAGTTTTCCATCCGGATTCAGGTTATGTCCCTCGCCGCCGCCTTCCTGACGGCATTGCTGGTTCTGTCCCTGGTATCCTGGAAAATGAACGATCGGACCGCCGCCGAGTTCTATCGCTTTGAAAAGGCAGTGCAGAAAGTCGAGGTGCTGCACGCGATAAAGGAACATGTCGAGCAAGGGGCAGGCGACCTTCTCGCGTTCGTCGCGGGGCGTCAGGACGCGGGTGACAGCCTTGGCAAGAACCTTGACGAGATGCGTGCGAGGATTGCCGAGGCAACCGTCATTTTTCAAAACGATCCTTCGGCTCAGGAGGAATTGGCCTCCATCGGAAAGCTTGTCGAAAAATTCTCTGCGCATGTCGACAAGCTGGCAGAGCAGACACAGGCAGAGCGGCAAGTGAGTGTGTGGAGCGGTCCGCTGCTGTTCGTTGCCGCCATCCGGGAACGCGTGAACACCATGCAGGAAGAGGCAAGCGCAGATTTCGGCGCGATCACGCAGAAGGCCTATGGCGGCATCGACGATGCCAGGCTTCACTTGCTTGGCGCAAACGCCTTTGTCGTGGCGTCTGCAATCGGATTGGCTTTGCTGTTTGGTCAGTTGTTGTCCGCACCTGTGCGACACGCGGCGGGCGCAGCCCGCAAGCTGGAATCCGAAGACTATGAAAGCCAGATCGAAGGGTTGGAGCGGCGGGATGAAATCGGAGCGATTGCGCAGGGACTTGAAGGTTTGCGGAACAAGCTCCGGGATGCAAAGGAAATGGAACTCCAGCAGAAAACGGACAACAACCGCAGGGTCGATCTGTTCCAGACCCTCGGGATCGCCATGAGTCGCCTGCGTGGCGGAAAACTGGACGCCCGGATCGATGCCGAAGAGTGGCGTGACCTTGGCGAAGGTTACCTGCAGTTGTGTCGCGACTTCAATGACCTGGCAGGCGCTTTGGACACGCTTGTCTCTTCGTTGCACATGAGTGCAGCCACGGTCCAAACCAATGCCGGTGAGTTGTCGGGCATGTCCGATGAGATGTCGCGCCGTGCCGAGATCCAGGCAGCCACGCTAGAGCAATCCGCTGCCGCGCTGGACGCTCTGTCGGGCGGCGTGAAATCGGCCGCGGACAAGGCGCAAGTCGCCGACGAAAAGGTCATCGAGGGCAGGCGGCGTGCAGAGCAGGGCGGCGAGGTCATGGCCCGTGCCCTCCAGGCCATGAGCTCTATCGCCAAGAGTTCGGAGCAGATCAGCAAAATCATCACAGTGATCGACGACATCGCCTTCCAGACCAACCTGCTTGCCCTCAACGCCGGGGTCGAGGCGGCGCGCGCGGGCGAGTCGGGCAAGGGCTTCTCCGTGGTCGCTTCCGAGGTTCGGGGACTGGCGCAGCGGGCGTCTGCCTCGGCGGGCGAGATCAAGGAACTCGTCCTGAACAGCGTAGATCAGGTCGAGGATGGTGAACGGCTCGTGCAGGAAACCAGCCAGACCCTGTCGCATATCGTCGAGAGCGTGTCGGAGGTTTCGGGGCTTGTGTCCGCCATCGCGCGCATGGCGCGCGAGCAGGCGGGCGGTGTACAAGAGATCAATGTGGGTATCGCCGAACTGGACAAGGTGACTCAGCACAACGCCGCAATGGTCAACCAGACCAGCGCATCGAGCCAGCAGTTGACGGTTGAGGCGACACGTTTGTCCAACCTACTGGCGCAATTCACCGGCGGCACGGAGGTTGCCGCGCCCACCTCGGTCGCGGCGGGCGTGCCAGAGTTGTTCGGAATGGATTTCGCGGTGGAGACACCTCCGCACGACGGGGCGTCCGACCTGACCAAGGAGACGGACGGAGGCTTCGATCACACGAGCGCCGATCCGGACATGTCACCTGCGGAGAACACCCAAGGCGGCGTACTCAACGACCGCAAGTCGCTGGGCGAATACACCACGGAAACAGCCGGTGACGATGGCGTCCGCTACGGCGAGCAGAACGAGCGCTTGCTGCACGGCAGCTGGGATGGAGAGGCCGTCGATCCCCGCCCGGTCGAAGTGGAAGAGGAAAAGCTTGCCATCAACGCCCCCGCCGCGTCTCGGTTTACGGCAGCGAAAGGGAGCACGTCGGCCCCTGCAGCCCCGGTCACCTGGGACGAGTTCTGA